A segment of the Elaeis guineensis isolate ETL-2024a chromosome 6, EG11, whole genome shotgun sequence genome:
TTAAAGAATACCAACTTATTCTTAACTGTGctcttctttgcaatttgataGTCAATGATTGAACTAAGCCGCACACAAGATGAAGAAGTGGGAGATGGCACAACATCTGTCATCGTTCTTGGTATGTTCTGTGCATATTGTTTATATCTCTTCAGTGAAGTGCTGAGGTGACATTTACCCTGCACTAGCGGTGCGCTAGCTTAATTACTAGATTATTTGGATTTAGTGGAGAAGTATTGTAGTCAgtgtttcataaattttttagttcaTCTCCAGTTAATGTGACCACCGTATCAATATAGGAAACTTTGCTATTTAGATTATCTGATGCTTGCTGAATTACAGGATTGGATAGGAAGTATATATTTGGCACATACATTTATGTATCttctttttttggataaatttatCTCTTATCTTTGATCCGTGATGATAAGAATGCATGTTTTAAAAGAAATCTAGAGCATATGTTACTGATTGTTTGAATGAAAATTTGTTGAAGCTGGTGAGATGCTTCATGTTGCGGAAGCTTTCATTGAAAAAAACTATCATCCTACAGTTATCTGTCGAGGTAATTTCTGTAGATCCAATTGGACCTTTTCTTACTTTGTGCCTTCAAATTCTTGCTTTTAACATTGTTTGACATCCCCTCACAGCATATAATAAAGCCCTAGAGGATGCAATTGCTGTTCTGGACAAGATTGCGATGCCTATTGAGGTGAATGACCGTAAGTTCTACACAAGTATTACATCTCAATAGTGTGAAGTGGGTGTTTTGATACCTTGGAGCTCATGACAATATGATCTATGTGAGCTGCTTCTTCTTCTCTCTAACTTTGTTCCTTCATCTTCTGTTCGTTTTATTTCGAATGGTAGGTGCCACGATGCTGGGTCTGGTCAAAAGTTGTATAGGTACAAAATTTACCGGACAATTTGGGGACCTAATTGCTGTGAGTATTTTCTCCCTAATAACAAGTTTTCACTTTTCCTTCTAAAGATGTCTTCACATGCTTTTTATGGACAACAAGCATGGGCAATCAACACTTCTAATCCATATTCTTTTCTGTTTCATGATGCATCTATGTAGGCTTTGTGAGGAAGCACTTATTTTCTATCTATCTTACTAATAGTTTCTAGTAATTTTTACAAACATACTCCAATAATAAGGACTATTTAagataattcatgattcatattcaAGCTGACCTGTTTGTTTATTGTCCTTATTGGATTCAAAACCCTTCCATAATATGTAAAAGACACTAGGCTAGAAAAATTTGCTCCCATTGACCACAAATTATGTCTTTTTTCCACCGAACTCTTTCTTAAGCCTGTAAACAATTGATATCTGTATGTTCGATATCTGTATGTTTGATTCGCACTGAATTTGTTGCTAGCCCTTGTACTAGTATCAAGTCAAAACGAAGTTTCTATGATAACAGTGCATGTGTAGGATATATATCTGCTTGCTTCTCTACTTGCAGTATGTGACATGAAGGTCGTTGTTTGAAGAGCTGGTCTCTTTCTACAGTTATCTATTTATCTAGGGACACCAGGTGGTTTTTATAAGTAGCAAAGATATTTTCAGATTTTTATTAGTGCACATTGTACTTTATAAAATTTGAGGTTAGCTATATTGCAATAACAACTGGATGATTTGAGTTTCTGAAAAACTGTTGAATTTGTTTCTTATTGCTTTCTCTTTGATTTGTCCATTGTTATTTTCCCTGAGTGATGTATGATTTGTTAAACCCTTTTGAGATTGATGTGTCTTGCATCATATCATATCTAGGATCTTGCCATTGATGCTACCACAACAGTTGGTGTGgaccttggccaaggtttgcGTGAGGTAGACATCAAGAAGTATATAAAAGTTGAGAAGGTTCCTGGTGGCCAGTTGGAGGACTCTAAGGTTCTTAAAGGAGTTATGATTAACAAAGATGTTGTTGCCCCtggaaaaatgagaagaaagatATTGAACCCGCGTATCATTCTCCTCGACTGCCCCCTTGAGTATAAGAAAGGAGAAAATCAAACTAATGCTGAGTTGGTAAAAGAAGAAGATTGGTAAGAACTTTTATGTTTCTGTCTGTTATCAATTATAACAAACGCTAGTGCACCCATATGCATATTTTTGTAGAAGATGCAAACTGCGAGGAGAATTTGCGGATGTCTTTGGAATGATTTTTTTTCCTTGTTGTTACTTATTTACTTAATGTGGAAATGAATTCAAGTCTACAACTGATCTTTCTTGGGAATCCAGCTGTCAGGAGCCCTAATTACGAAAATTTTATCATTACACTTTCTTTTGGAAGGGAAGTGTTATAAATATTGGAAGAACCAGTAGTCATGTGGTCAAGGAGGCTATTTGATGAATAAAAATGCTTCAATAAGTTGCTTGAATGGGTTCTAAAGGGCTAAGAAGGTCGTTAGTGAGCTTCAATCTTTGCAAACAGAAGAaaagatgtaatttttttttgaatggaactCAAAAGGCATAGATAATTAATTATTTGGAGCAACGATCATGGATCCCATGTCGGTCGGCCGGCAGTACGAGTCGTTATGCCCCTGTATCGAATCGTACTGGGCTCGAACTGACATGGAAATGAGGGATGAACCGGGAAAGAAAAGAGAGGGGCGAGGGAtggagagggagggaaggaaagggAGGTCAGTAGAGATGCTGGAGGTGGCCATAAGAGGATTGCGGAGGCCGCTAGAGGGCCGTCGAGGCTTCCTGGGCTCCGTGGTCCTTTGAGAAAGAATCAGAGAAGGGGGGGGGGGAGGCGGTGAGGAGGCCGTTGGGCGGCTTAAAACAGCCTACGGCCGTTGTGGGTTTGAAACAAGGGCAAAGTTCttattttattgtattttttaaaaaaggtgATACACAATGAAGTCGGCAAATGCAGCCACAGGCTGTTTTGGGCCGTCCAGCTGCCATGGTAGCCACCCGGTGGCATCTCCACCGCCTTCTCCTCCCTCCCTCTTATCTcccttcccctctttctctctctctcttctcgcatcTTGTGGAGAATTGCAGTCTTTCAGTGGCTCTCCAACAGCCTCGGCAGGCCACCACcggtcttttcttttcttccctcttttttctctctctctctttttcttctcctttgctCTGTTTTCATAGGCGTTCCAAATCAAATGCTCAAACCGCACCAATTAGCCATCGGTACGGTTCAGCACGTGGTTCAGGATGGTTCAGCGAACCATGATTTTGGAGCAGTAATAGACATTTCTACATCAATATGCTTCGTGGTTCTGGGCGGTTCGGCAAACTGTGATTTGGAGCAGTAATAGACATTTCTACAGCAATATGCTTGGCACCAACTTAAGGAAGTGTCTGGTAGATGAAGGAGATCACAGTACCTTTCTAGAATAAAACAAGTAGCATAAGAAGTTCCAGTTGAACTTTTCTAgatctcaataaaaaattatgtGGTATTAGCGTGTAATTGCTGTTACCTGGATGTGTTAACATCAACTGAATGCTTCGTAATTTTAACTAACTTACCGAATATTGTTGGGAGTAAAGTGCCTTTAAGCTTTCTGGAGATGTATCTAAACAAGTTTGGAACTTCTTTCAAGTTATTAACTCAAACAAGTGAGTCAAGGCTGTCCTAGTGGCACTTATCTGTAGGTTTTCACTTGGGGGCTCAGGTAGACTTGAATAGGCGTAgttgaatttgaattgaatctgTTCGACTAAAACTATATCTTCAGAAGGTCAAATGTATTTGGTCAGTCATGATCAACTAAACCTTCTGCTAGAACTGTAAGTTTTGCTCTCTTTGAGATAATTAAAGGCTAAATCATCTGATATTTTAATGTCTGAAGTTGTTCGCAAAATGTTTGAACAAATTATAAAGATAACTTGGTGTATATTATTCAATGATTTATCAGTATCTTCTTTAAAAAGAATCTGGATTTTCTTCTTGCCACTTGATGGTTCACTTTTTATATTTTGTAGGTAATCTATGTAAAAAGTCCTTAATCAGTACTCACTTGAGTCTTGTCCGTTAAATAGTTTTAACATTCTCATGAAGCCAAAGACATTGTATAAGTGTCATATTATCAAAAACATCCTTTATTGACATCTGAGCATCTCATAAGAAATTGGTTTCCAGAACTAATCTGTAGTTCTCTGCTTAATATTTGTCACTAACAAGTGTATTTTTGGTCAGGGAAGTTTTgctgaagatggaggaggaatatatAGAGAATCTCTGTATGCAGATTCTGAAGTTCAAACCTGACTTGGTTATAACGGAAAAAGGGCTTAGTGATCTTGCATGCCATTATTTAAGCAAGGCTGGAGTCAGTGCTATCCGGAGATTGAGAAAAACAGACAACAATAGGATTGCCAAGGCTTGTGGTGCAGTAATTGTAAATAGGCCCGAGGAACTTCAAGAATCTGATGTTGGAACAGGAGCTGGGCTATTTGAGGTCAAGAAAATAGGCGACGAGTTTTTTGCATTTATTGTGGACTGCAGAGATCCAAAAGCATGTACTGTTCTCTTAAGAGGTGCGAGTAAGGATCTTTTAAATGAGGTTGAAAGAAACTTGCAGGTATGATTTTAGCAATGTTCATCAAAACTCTGGACTTGATGTGCCTATTGCTAACTTTTCTCTCATAGGATGCCATGTCGGTAGCACGGAACATATTGAAAAACCCAAAGCTTCTTCCTGGAGGTGGTGCCACAGAGTTGACAGTGTCTGCAGCATTGAAACAGAAGAGTTCATTGATTGAAGGTATTGAAAAGGTGAGCTTTGTTTCTTCCTTATTAGTTGATACATTAGATTGAGCTTTAATTAGTGTTGTTATGTGTATGCACTTGTGGTCCTTAGTGCAACAATATGCTTCACCTTTGTCCACTTGTGTCAGTGGCCCTATGAAGCTGCTGCTGTAGCTTTTGAGGCTATCCCACGAACCTTGGCTCAAAATTGTGGGGTGAACGTTATTCGAACAATGACTGCTCTCCAAGGAAAGGTAAAAGGCAAAACCTAaccctttttttaattttattttgcatTTACCTGTTAGTAAACCTAGTTATGAGTTGTAGATTAGACATACTTGGTCAAACTGTACAAGACCAAACAAAATGCCTGAGCCACCCCATAATGTGCAGGAACTGCAGTAACCTGTGCCGATAAGATCACCTTTCCAATCTAATCACTAGTCTCTCCATCTGATTGTATCCCATGTGTGACACCACACTTCCTGATTTTTTTCATCCAACAAGACACTACTTCAAGCAAAAATCCTTTTTAAGATTGGATGCAACTCCATTGTGCAATGCATTCTCACTGTATAGAACTATGTGAAGATGCATGCAGGTAAGCAGGCAGGCATATAGATGTAGGGGGTTATATATCCTGAAACCTCAGCAGACTGCTGTACTCGAATTCATCACCGGCTCTCCTGCACGGAGGGTTGCTTCTATGGGATGATGATGCTAGTTTTTGATAGCTTTAAGTTTAACTTAACAAAACAAATGGTGCTCCTAATTATTACTTTTATGTTTTTATGGTGCAGCATGCTAATGAGGAAAATGCATGGGTTGGCATTGATGGAAACACGGGTGCCATTGTCGATATGAAAGAGAGAAAGGTATGGGCCTCAAGATTTCCCCTCAGACCCTTCCCCAGCCTCTCTCTAACCTTTTTATTCTTTCTCAGATATGGGACTCTTACAATGTTAAGGCACAAACATTTAAGACAGCCATTGAGGCTGCTTGCATGATTTTGAGGATTGATGATATTGTGAGTGGAATAAAGAAAAAGCAGGCTCCTGGAGCTGGCCCAACCCCATCGAGACCAAAGATGGAGGAAGAAGGAGATGCGGACAATGAGCAGATGCTTCCAGAGTAAAATTTTGAAAGGGGTTCGTTTATTTGCTTACTGGAGTGTTTGAATACCTGGATGTGCATTCTTGTTCTCTTGTCAGCAAGTTTTATCAGGGAATGGTAACAAATTTTGTTTTCTTAGGTCATTTTTCACTCCTTGAGGACTACCAGGATTAGTTTTATTCCGTCCTTGGTGCACGTTTTGTTATCTGGGAACCAATGAGGGTTCATGTATGGTTTGTTTTCAACAGATGGTTTATCAGCTCTTATATTGTAAACGCGAAAGGAGTATGTTAAGATGTAAGGGTAGCATATGAAAATGTGATTCGTTGTTTTTAGTTTTGACCTGATCTTGTACAGAAAGAGACAACAAATGATTTGAGGACTGGCCATCAATTTAGTTGAGGAAGTGTCCTAGTTGTAGCAATGCTTTTCTGACCAAGTGAAATTTTTGTTTCTGGCAGGTATGTATCAGCCAGCAATCTAGGTGAGATCATATGGTTTATGGAAGCGATGCATAAAATGATTTACAGTTCTGGTCTACTGCCCCTGAATTGTGTTCGGAGTGCATTTAGGGCTGGCTGTTAATCCAGCAAGGTCtgtgaaattctttgtgcatcggcCGCATGCGGTCGTGCATCACCTGCGGTGATTGGCCTATGCGTGGGGttggaagaaaaattttttttttttttcttgcatcgTGTTCTAATTCCCTGCGAGTCAATCATCGTGGCCGcttgcagtgcacaaagaatttctcaatcaGGTAGTCTTGTGCTCCACCAGTGTGCCCATCCAGAGAACGTTAGAGATTCACCAGAAAGCCCATCCATGGGCAAACTTGATGGTGAGGATGCAAAGCTCAAAGAGATGGTGCCATTAAAGATTGATAAGACAAAAAAGGTTTGGGTACCATACATGGAAGCCCTATCGTAAAAATTGAGAGCTATGGTTGGAAGGGATGAAAAATAACTATAAAATCTCACTGAGACGGCATACTACGGTAATAAACAATAATTCACGGTGGAGTGTGTGGCTCGGTTTTATGCACTTGCAACAGCTAGATTGAATTGAGAGTTGGGTAAGATGGGGACAGTGAAGTATCAGGAAGCCTTTGTGGTTTATTTAATATTGATTGTATTTAAGGGTTGTATGAACTCCAAGTTGTCATCGTCCTTGAAAAAGATGATATTTGGCAGCTCTTGGGATTGTCAGATAAATTGCCTCTTGGATGCCTTGTGCTTCTGTGCTCttttctaaaataatataaaaaaaaattaattatataaataattttaaatttaatttttttatcaaaataatataaaagtggaaaacgtcattttgaatgatgttttctCCCTGCCATGTCACCCATTTTTTTCACGATGGCAtcgtctcaaaaaaaaaaaaaaaaatatcatttaaaatggcatttttataaacaccattcaaaatggtattttttatttttttcattaaaaaaaaaaatcagaaaaaatggaaaaaaataatttttaaaattttaaattaataaataaattaaaattttaattttgattgaaatttaaaatataaaaatttgaatttgtaattcaaataaaaaaataattttagatatttttttaattttttttaaaaaaatgtctaaaaatttttaagaaattaaaaaattaaaaatatcatagaaaagaaaaaaagagaaagaaatacgaaaaaataaaaattttaaatttaattaaaaaacatcattcaaatgcttgtcaaaaaaatttaaaaaaaatttaaaaaataaaaagtaccattaaaaaataaaaatttttaaaaaatcaaaaagaaataagaatataatttaaaatttaaaagaaataaaatttttaagattaattaaataaaaatattatttcaaattactttctcaaattaaaattaatttatttaaaaaatattgaaaaaaaataaaaaaaatagcctaaaaaaatttcataaaaaagaaagaaacgtaaaaaaataaaaaatatataattataaatttgaattaaaaaaattaatctgaattaaattttgataaaaaaataaatgcataaaaaagtaaaaaaaatgaggaaaaatgtgaaaaaaaatttgtaaattgaactttaaaaaaaataaaaattttaactttaattcaaataaaaaatatcatttcaaatttcgttgtccatttcaaattattttttaaaaaaattatctcaagaaaagaaaaaaatattgtaaaaaaataaaaaataccctaaaaagaaaaaaaagaaaaaaatagaattaaaaaaaataaaaatttaattctaattgaaaaacaaaatttttaatttttaattttaaaaaataaaaattataattataattgaaataaaaaatatcattttaaataactaaattaatttaaatataattatttaaaaaatattttaagtaaaagaaaagaatactaatagaatgctaaaaagataaaaatgaaagaaaactgaaattataatttcaaatgataaaaattttaaaaaaattaaaaaaaatatcataaaaaaataaataaaaaatgataataaaataaaattataattataaattaaaaaaaaattaatttaaatttaaattaaaaattatcattcaaattattatcttcattatttaattaaatttatttattaaaaaatcataaaaaaataattaaaaaaattttaaaaaaattaaaaaaaagagaaaacatcaaagagaatggcgttttctcctccccctacttttctccttctcccttctccctcttctccttctcccttctcccttctccctcttcttcggcatctctccggcggcacggcgaCACGACGGCGAGCTCTCGGCCACAGACCCCCGACGGCGGGCTgcgcgccccggcggcgggccccggccccctcctttccctcttcctctctctctctcttcctctctctctcccttttccttggccgccggctacagacggccggcggcgggccgcgcaccccgacggcgggccccgcgtcctggcggtgggccccggccccctcctctctcttcctctctctctcttcctctctctctcccttctccttagccgccggccacagacggccggcggcgggccgcgcaccCTGAtggcgggccccgcatcccgacggtgggccccggccccctcctctccctcttcctctctctcttcctctctctctctcccttttccttggccgcaggccacagacggccggtggCGGGCTGCGTGCCCtggcggcgggccccgcatcccgacgatgggccccggccccctcctctccctcttcctctctctcttcctctctctctcctttttccttggCCACCGGCCACAGACCCCCACCGCcgggccccgcatcccgacggtgggccccgaccccctcctctccctcttcctcttcctctctctctcccttttccttggccgccggccacagacggccggcagcGGGCCGCGCGgtccgacggcgggccccgcatcccgtGGCGGGCcctggccccctcctctccctcttcctctctctcttcctctctctctcccttttccttggccaccggccacagacacggcggcgggccgcgcgccccgacggtgggccctGCTCCCGGTGGAGGGCTCATCGGGGGGCGGGGCGGCGGGCCCCACCGTGGCGGCGGCTGCCCCTTGTggcgggccccgaccctccccttctcGATGGTGGGATACGGCAGGTCCGACGCGATGGGCCGCGATGGCGGCAGGGCCCACGGGCTCCGGGTCACTCTGTGATGGTTCCCGACGGCGGCTCCACGATGGCCCTTGCGATCGGCcgtctatttcaatctttttttatctcattaattttttttatttttatttttatctcattagattcagatatgtttcaaatttttaaatatattgcatttcataaaacgtagacccgtcaattgaccaatgtagaatattct
Coding sequences within it:
- the LOC105047114 gene encoding T-complex protein 1 subunit gamma (The sequence of the model RefSeq protein was modified relative to this genomic sequence to represent the inferred CDS: added 46 bases not found in genome assembly), which gives rise to MHAPVLVLKDSLKRESGSKVHHANIQASKAVADIIRTTLGPRSMLKMLLDAGGGIVVTNDGNAILRELDLAHPAAKSMIELSRTQDEEVGDGTTSVIVLAGEMLHVAEAFIEKNYHPTVICRAYNKALEDAIAVLDKIAMPIEVNDRATMLGLVKSCIGTKFTGQFGDLIADLAIDATTTVGVDLGQGLREVDIKKYIKVEKVPGGQLEDSKVLKGVMINKDVVAPGKMRRKILNPRIILLDCPLEYKKGENQTNAELVKEEDWEVLLKMEEEYIENLCMQILKFKPDLVITEKGLSDLACHYLSKAGVSAIRRLRKTDNNRIAKACGAVIVNRPEELQESDVGTGAGLFEVKKIGDEFFAFIVDCRDPKACTVLLRGASKDLLNEVERNLQDAMSVARNILKNPKLLPGGGATELTVSAALKQKSSLIEGIEKWPYEAAAVAFEAIPRTLAQNCGVNVIRTMTALQGKHANEENAWVGIDGNTGAIVDMKERKIWDSYNVKAQTFKTAIEAACMILRIDDIVSGIKKKQAPGAGPTPSRPKMEEEGDADNEQMLPE